In the Lepidochelys kempii isolate rLepKem1 chromosome 3, rLepKem1.hap2, whole genome shotgun sequence genome, one interval contains:
- the NTPCR gene encoding cancer-related nucleoside-triphosphatase isoform X3 — MAKHVFLTGPPGIGKTTLIQKATEALKSSGVPIDGFYTEEVREGGRRIGFDVVTLSGRRGTLSRLGSDSSTARREYRVGQYIVDLVSFEHLVLPVLRNVDLGSDTGKKVYVIDEIGKMELFSRSFIQAVRQTLTGSGTTILGTIPIPKGKPLGLVEEIRSRKDVMMFNVTKENRDNILQDIVTTVQNCTK; from the exons GGATTGGAAAGACGACATTGATCCAGAAAGCCACTGAAGCCCTAAAATCCTCTGGGGTCCCTATTGATGGATTTTACACGGAGGAAGTCAGAGAAGGCGGCAGGAGAATAGGATTTGATGTCGTCACTTTGTCTGGGAGACGAGGAACTTTATCTAGACTTGG TTCTGATTCTTCTACTGCAAGACGTGAATATCGTGTTGGACAATACATAGTAGACCTGGTTTCATTTGAGCACTTGGTGCTTCCTGTGCTGAGAAAT GTCGACCTTGGCAGTGACACAGGGAAAAAAGTGTACGTAATAGATGAGATTGGTAAAATGGAACTCTTCAGCCGGTCTTTTATTCAAGCAGTTCGTCAAACTCTGACTGGTTCAGGGACCACAATTCTTGGAACTATACCAATACCTAAAGGCAAGCCATTGGGTCTTGTGGAGGAAATAAGAAGTCGGAAGGATGTTATGATGTTCAAT GTTACGAAGGAAAATAGAGACAACATTTTGCAAGATATTGTGACAACTGTGCAGAATTGCACAAAATGA